Genomic DNA from Ornithodoros turicata isolate Travis unplaced genomic scaffold, ASM3712646v1 ctg00001486.1, whole genome shotgun sequence:
acaatcctgcatggaaacgtttgtcctaaagcgtcttccaaaaaccacgtgcaaaaacgaaactcttatatttctggcctagagggaaacacaggagggcgaaatgtgtcgaaaagtgggtctcttgtggcgcccccgcagtcgcgtacggaatgaagaaagtaaaatgtgacagcatcagctacgttattttttacgtcatctgaaaagcgacaatcctgcatggaaacgtttgtcctaaagcgtcttccaaaaaccacgtgcaaaaacgaaacttttatatttctggcctagagggaaacacaggggGGCGAAAtatgtcgaaaagtgggtctcttgtggcgcccccgcagtcgcgtacggaatgaagaaagtaaaatgtgacagcatcagctacgttattttttacgtcatctgaaaagcgacaatcctgcatggaaacgtttgtcctaaagcgtcttccaaaaaccacgtgcaaaaacgaaactcttatatttctggcctagagggaaacacaggaaggcgaaatgtgtcgaaaagtaggtctcttgtggcgcccccgcagtcgcgtacggaatgaagaaagtaaaatgtgacagcatcagctacgttattttttacgtcatctgaaaagcgacaatcccgcatggaaacgtttgtcctaaagcgtcttccaaaaaccacgtgcaaaaacgaaactcttatatttctggcctagagggaaacacaggagggcgaaatgtgtcgaaaagtgggtctcttgtggcgcccccgcagtcgcgtacggaatgaagaaagtaaaatgtgacagcatcagctacgttattttttacgtcatctgaaaagcgacaatcctgcatggaaacgtttgtcctaaagcgtcttccaaaaaccacgtgcaaaaacgaaactcttatatttctggcatagagggaaacacaggagggcgaaatgtgtcgaaaagtgggtctcttgtggcgcccccgcagtcgcgtACGGAAttaagaaagtaaaatgtgacagcatcagctacgttattttttacgtcatctgaaaagcgacaatcctgcatggaaacgtttgtcctaaagcgtcttccaaaaaaacacgtgcaaaaacgaaactctaaTATTTGTGGCCTAGAGGGAAatacaggagggcgaaatgtgtcgaaaagtgggtctcttgtggcgcccccgcagtcgcgtacggaatgaagaaagtaaaatgtgccaGCAtgagctacgttattttttacgtcatctggaaagcgacaatcctgcatggaaacgtttatcctaaagcgtcttccaaaaaccacgtgcaaaaacgaaactcttatatttctggcctagagggaaacacaggagggcgaaatgtgtcgaaaagtgggtctcttgtggcgcccccgcagtcgcgtacggaatgaagaaagtaaaatgtgacagcatcagctacgttattttttacgtcatctgaaaagcgacaatcctgcatggaaacgtttgtcctaaagcgtcttccaaaaaccacgtgcaaaaacgaaactcttatatttctggcatagagggaaacacaggagggcgaaatgtgtcgaaaagtgggtctcttgtggcgcccccgcagtcgcgtACGGAAttaagaaagtaaaatgtgacagcatcagctacgttattttttacgtcatctgaaaagcgacaatcctgcatggaaacgtttgtcctaaagcgtcttccaaaaaccacgtgcaaaaacgaaactcttatatttctggcctagagggaaacacaggagggcgaaatatgtcgaaaagtgggtctcttgtggcgcccccgcagtcgcgtCCCAGTAATCCATATATGTCTCAGAAACGTCCCCACGATATCCCACCtgggattttgggatatcccagggactaggctgaatagcccgttgacgtctctgggacagacagaggacccgtatttcttccatatttgctgatccagggaaggttccaggaatgtctctcagggatatttggacatataaaggacatatacaggacgtattattattattgtattttgtagctttttgcaatttttacttattctacggaaaatactactctgcaacagagaacattcaacgaactcttgtttattgaacacaaaCCAAGTACAGTGATGTTACATGCGCTGTACGAAACGCTCtttctaatagtacaaaatatgatattacaacataaataggctaattattaacaatatagggtgacacggataagacgcataataagacaataatggtcataataataatcacgtgaTTGCTACGCCACTTCGCAACCGTCATTCCTGAAAGATTACCAATAACATAGTTAATTCAATATattgggatagcagctcaaatactgccataaataggcgtaaagaacagacactgcaaaaagtgggaacaaatgcacgacagtgacttaccgcagtttctcttgcagtatagatggttacatgcggaagcagcctaatcactggcagacccaagcgacgtcttccggtctatgcctggctcttcagtgttgtagagacaccagtaactttacacatgtgtgaggctatccatggttgtgtgtggatactgtaaaacagtcatgttttattaatctagagtaacatcgcgtccatgtgacatttaagaaagataagcagtcatgcaaaaaacaaggaactttgaaaaacagtgcagtcAAACGTGAAAACATAACTGCTATCCTTTATATAAAAGTCAACTGTAGCTGAGCCAAGCGTATCTACTAGCAGGCTGCGTATAGTTAATAGAATTTGCTTCACCATTGCTTTCATCATCCCCAATCAAACCCTGAATCAAAGATCTGTGAAGAATTGGACTTGCACTTTGTACCTGTACACACACAATCTCACACAGTTCCGCCGTTCGCATGAGTTCGTCAGTGATACGCACCAGACTCCGCAGGTAAAGCAAACTACAGCTGTTTACTCAGATACAAAGCTGTCATTGCACCACACCTCTACCACATGTGATTgttgaaaaaacaacaacgcacaaatcttaagtgaggcaaaaggaagaacgaactcaccttaactgcaaagccggagaacaaaggaacgctagctctcgcacaccacgacaatcgttgttatgcacaacgtagttgttcgacgtactggccagtactgcctcAATGCTCCCGAGATTCCAGTACAAAATGCGCATGATGCTGAGGTTCCAAAGACCCTTTCGTGTAACATGTCATATCCTACCGAACCgctacgacgacgcgcctcgcctgttggaaacggcggttggagaatgtcgatggcgatgaggcagacgtcgttacgcttcggctcgcgcttgttgggaacttcattcttgttatatccctcgacatacgtgaccgatcattataattcccgtggaaaaggtaaaatatgtttttttttctctctctctcttttgtttattgactatggtgcgctacgtgatgagtcgttacaaatatgattagaaaaggtatggatatgagggtataaaatcaatattattattatgaggaaAGAGTGAGATAAGTACCACATCAAACAGGCCTTCCTCTACATGCGAACGGCACATGAACAAATTGGGTGCGCAGTATGTTGAGTAAAGACGCAACGACTTTTCCGTTCGTGATAAAAGTTGACAAGatgttgaaggtacaatgtagaaCCCACGCAAATATTTGCTGCGTAAATCTTTAGTTGAGTGGCTCTTGGAAAATCAACGTTGTTCTTTATGTTCACAATCCACCACTGACCAGGTACAGTTGAAATAGCGTTGATTCAGCACTATCTATCTACATACAACATTGCtcaacattagtcaacattagacaacgtGCATTCTACGTTACACCAACAGTCGGTGTTGTCTAGCAGCTTATTCTGTGAGagcttttttatttgttctgtTGTACATGTCTGAAGTGAGAAGTGATTTATTTAAGGATAGTTTATAACCTTTTTATACAAAAAAATGAAattgccacgtctgagaatgctggaaatggctgttatcgacacaataaatccttgtaaagtaaagaaatgtcattgttgtgatattcgtagtatatccacagaatattcactgggggatatttgtgacgtctcatggtggatatacaACGGACGTTGTGAGAATAcgcgtgacatctgtgacgtgtgagaccaatttgggaggtctgtgggatattgatggtttgctggggtacggaatgaagaaagtaaaatgtgacagcatcagctacgttattttttacgtcatctgaaaagcgacaatcctgcatggaaacgtttgtcctaaagcgtcttccaaaaaccacgtgcaaaaacgaaactcttatatttctgtcctagagggaaacacaggagggcgaaatgtgtcgaaaagtgggtctcttgtggcgcccccgcagtcgcgtacggaatgaagaaagtaaaatgtgacagcatcagctacgttattttttacgtcatctgaaaagcgacaatcctgcatggaaacgtttgtcctaaagcgtcttccaaaaaccacgtgcaaaaacgaaactcttatatttctggcctagagggaaacacaggagggcgaaatatgtcgaaaagtgggtctcttgtggcgcccccgcagtcgcgtacggaatgaagaaagtaaaatgtgacagcatcagctacgttattttttacgtcatctgaaaagcgacaatcctgcatgaaaacatttgtcctaaagcgtgtttcaaaaaccacgtgcaaaaacgaaactcttatatttctggcctagagggaaacacaggagggcgaaatgtgtcgaaaagggggtctcttgtggcgcccccgcagtcgcgtacggaatgaagaaagtaaaatgtgacagcatcagctacgttattttttacgtcatctgaaaagcgacaatcctgcatggaaacgtttgtcctaaagcgtctttcaaaaaccacgtgcaaaaacgaaactcttatatttcgggcctagagggaaacataGGAGGGCGAaatatggcgggctagaatgaatggtgtgcttaTGGTGAGCTATAGTGTGCTGAGCGATGGGTGAAGTCGGGTCgggacgacgggcctgccgacaggtggctaccacgGGCTGCTTGCGCTGTCGTTTCGGGCGCCCTCTCCCTCACGTGATAgggtatgtgaacagcatctgagcgcgctccggagtgcagcgcatgagaaaaatagatggaatctaccgaaaatacaaaataaataaaagcgaagCGTGCGCGTGCTCATAGCTGTCTTATACGCACGTGCTGTCGGTCTCGGCAGCTGCAACAAATGCACTCTCAAAGACAAATCGTGTTTTCTTCAACATGTATATGGCAAACATAAACAGAAACGGTAATGTGCGGACATCATTTGAACGAGTGGTgaagcacacaaatagaaacttTATACTGCCGCACGGCTTtttacacacaaaaaagttATGCGGCGTATCAATTAAGTGAGTTAGTATCGATGTGTACTGTGATGGGCGGTCTTGCATTTGCAGCTGAGGCAAAGGTGCGTATCCCAAATAAAAAGTCATCATGAGGCATATTGTTGCCTGTTTCGAACACAGTTTTGGTAGAGCATATTGGTGGATGACGAAACCAACGCGAGATGTCAAACTACTGGGTAATGAAATGTGTCCCATGCAGTACATCTCAAGGCGTACGAAAGGAAACGGTTCGGTAATGGTGAGCATGAGCTTGACGAACTCTTGCTTCGGGGGATGCGAGGCTTGTACAGCGTGAGGCCGCTAAGGTCGCTTCGGATCTAAACGGCTAGGTAAACCCACATTTTATCACACAGGCTAGGATGTGTATGCGCAAGCGTGACCCTCGGCATAGCTTTGAGTGCAGAAGCCCCAAAGTCGCAAAGCATAGTTTTCATGTGCTCCCACAGGACCTTCGGAGCCGTGCAAGAGCAAAAGCACAACCTAGCGGGCATAACGTTTGCATCTCAAACGCTGTGCATTACGCGCGCCGTAGTAGTTTTCCCAGTAATCGACCTTTAAGGGGGGTTGGGAGCAGGCctgtacacgttaccgaaaaaagggAACTAAATATCGTTACTCGTTACcatgaaaaaaaggaactaaatacgttacccgttaccaaagtAACAAAAGGAACGCGTACCCGCTACTcgatagtaacgagttacttttacgttaccacgCTATTCGCTCCTCCAGAGTATGCGCGTCCCCCTTGCGTCAACGGGTGGAACTAGCGAAAAGAGTACAGCCGGTGCAGCGGCACGGCGAAACGCACTTGGCGACGTTGGCGTGGACGCGCTGTTTTTCGTTGGCTATGGAGTTTACTCCGAAGAATCCCACGGCTGTTTGCAACAGATACTGTTCTGTGCCGCAATGTAACAGTAAAGCATCGAAGGATAGAGCCGTGGCATTTCACAGCTTTCCAGGGCCTGCAGAAGCGTGCGTTCGGGACGGGACGACGATCAATCGTCGGAACGAATGGGTTCGCGTTTTGCGGATCGGGAAGAAGGTCACCAAAGCAATGCTGGTTTGCTCCAGACATTTCAAGAAGGGTGATTACTTCCTCCCAGGTAGGCACTTATTCCCGATTTGAATTAGTTTGTGACTATCTGCCGTGTTGTCGTAGTATGTGTGCAACTGCCCTTAGCGCTAAGCAATGGCCAGTTTGGGTAGGTGAGTGTTCGCATGACTGTGGCTCTGCAATATTTAGATCTTCAAAGCCAGAAACGGCGACTGAAAAAGACGGCAGTGCCTTCGGAGAACCTGCCACTGTTGTCCACCCACGACGCCACAAAAGAGAAGTTGAAATCGGACCTTCAGCAACAGCGTCATTTACGACTCCTTCAGAGGCAGAAGAGGCAGGAATCCCATCGACACATGGAAGCAATGGTAGGTTTGATTTTGCCTTTGTTTACACAGCATGATGCTACTTCCATTCACGTCAGCAAACCTGCCCACGGTGCTACCCTCTTTTCACATCATTCTTTAGATGGTTGGATTGCTTATTTCTGTCTCTCTTCGGCTGCTCGATTTGATTGAATCTCACATACTCTAATTCTTTTATCTGTTCATATTTCATCTCTCACTTCTGATACTGATTCTTACAACACAGTGCCGGTCAAAATTCATTGGATGGTTAGCATATGCTGTAAGTGTATAAAAAGGCAATACACCTTGTCTTATTCTGTGCAGGAACACACCTTGTGTGAAAGAGAGGAGAGACAGGAAGAAGAAAGGTCTGTCTACGAGGCTGATGATACAGACATCAGAGCAGAGGAAGAGCAGGATGCAACAGAATTGTTGAAAAGCTTGTCTGCTGGCAGCATGGCGAAACCTTCAGTGACCAGTGATGTGGCCATACAAGTTACATCTGGGGACTTAGACAGTTTTAAATTCACATCCCTCCTAACAGCCAGGAATGTGAGGTCCGTTATAGGTATCAGTAGCCTCCAGCTACTCGACTTCCTCTGCAAGGAAATTGAGAGACACATGCCAGTTTCGTCAAAGAGTGTTCTCAGTACAAAAGAGAAGGTGGTGCTCACAATGCTTGTCATGAAGCACACACTAACATTCGACTTCTTGTCACACCTCTTTGGCTGCTCACGTACAACATGCAGCTCAGTGATTAAGACCACACTGAAAGCCCTGAGCACTGTCTTGAGGTGCACTATTTTTTGGCCCACAAGAGCGGAAATCCAAAACAACATGCCAGTGTGCTTTCAGCATTTCTCGCAGGTGCGAGTTATACTGGATTGTACAGAGGTTTCTGTTGCTGTTCCTAAGTGTCTCAAATGTGCTGTAAGGACATATTCTCACTATAAGCATGGGCACACATTAAAATACATGGTGGGCATCTCCCCAGGTGGGTTGATCACATTCATCAGCAAAGGGTATGGAGGACGAGCATCCGACAAAGCGATTTTTGATCAAAGCGGGATAGTAGACCTACTCACCCCAGGACGTGATCAGGTGATGGTCGACAAAGGCTTCCTCATCGATTCTACATGTGCCAACAACTTCATAACTGTGGTACGGCCTCCATTCCTTCGGCAGAAAAAACAGTTCACAAAGCAGGAGGCGTTGCTGACGAAGAACATAGCAGCCGCTAGGGTCCATGTAGAAAGGGCCATACAAAGAATGAAAATCTTCAAGGTCCTAAGCCACAGGCTTGCGTGGCACATGGTACCACAGGCTGATGATATAGTTGTAATTGCAGCAGCACTGACAAACTTGTCAGAACCTATCCTGGCTTATGAACGTTTCCTCTAGGGGGAGCTGTGTTGTACTCTTAACATTGACTATCGCTTCTCAACCACTCTGATCCTGTGCGAAACTGTATGTCCCACATTGTAGAACAGCATAAAACTCTACATGCGAACTTCATTGCTTACTAAGCTGAGCTAGTGCTGCGTGGTCCTCAACATGAACCTAGTGAACAGTACTGTAACAGATGCACATGTTGCATGAAAATATATCTTTTTATTTACATTGATTCACATAAAGCAATATGTATGTTGACTCTGTACACGGCTTCCCAAATAACGTGTACCAAGACTTAGAACAAAAAAGTGCCATGTATGCTACCAAATCCAATTGGATCTTGTTAGAAGTTGGGTATCTCATTACTAGTATTTTTCATTGTGCCTCACTAATGTATTAGTTAATTTGGTACAATGATAAATACTGGTAACTAGGATACAGGGCTGCTCACAACATTTAGTTGGAGTCACTAGCATACAGTGGTCTGCCTCCTTTCAAATCTTCTACAATTGGCATTATGCCTCTTCTTCAGGATAACAAAGAATGGGAAGAATGTGGTTAAAATAAATGTACTTTAGGCGAAGAAGCATCCTTATACAGAAGTCTCTGTTCAGAAAAACAGGCACCACACAAATGGAGTCTTCATAGCTCGAATATATAACAAAGTCACAAACTTCAACATTTAGGAGAGCCATGCCAAGTTGCACTTGACCATAGTATGTGTGCTTCTCTTTCAACTTGTACGAGCCATCAATGCACACGATGTAACTGCACCCTGCAGCAACAACGTTGGCGGTGTCACCCTTTCCTTTCATAGGGCACTTAATTTCCAGCAACCTTTCAGGTGTGCCATTGTTCACAACAATGCCGTCGGGTGTGAAGCCCAGCCACGGGTTGCTCGAAGAAACCAGAAGCCCACATAGCACTGTCTCTTTGTTCGTTTGCCTCTTGTACAGTTCATGGGCCTTGCGCTCCATGGTGATGCCATATTGTGTATTTTGATTACCAGTGAATGTGGCATGTAGTGTTGCCTGAACTTTTTTCCTCCAGTCagctttcttgtatgtgaataAAGGGTGGCAAGTCGTACCTGCAAAAACAGCATTGTATTGCAGTCAAGAAATAAATTACCTGGTACACAGTTCATGACACATCATTATGAGCCATAAGCAGCCAATGGTTCATGTAATCCAATGGTCTGCAAACATAGAACCAATACCTAAATGTAACACTTCCATACCAGTTATTCTCAGCTTCCTATGTTCCAACCAGAGTGCCTTGTTATACAGAGTTTCAGTCATTAGCGATGCTGCTGTCGATTCGCTCACGAAAATCTGCCGCTCATAGAAATCAGTCATGATCGAATCTAGGGGATATTCACTGCTCGCAGCCAACTCCTGGAGAACAGAGCTCTTCTTGGAGTGTGCCAGTACTCCAGCAATGCAGTCATCTGATCTCATGTTGTCCTGCTGTGAGCTAAGATTACAAAGAATGGTGTCAGTAAGAAGTTACTGCCAACAGTGTGGAGAAATATCTTATGTAGGCGAAATGTTTTCCTTTTACCTTGTTAGAATTCTAGAACGTTTCCTCTTCCTGAAACAAAGCAAATGGGTGACAATGTATCTGGGTATTCAGATGCAACCAATAAACATGTAATGTAGGGCTCACATGAATCAGTGCAGATCACCACAAACCTTCATATTTTATGGTTCTTCAATTAATCTGAAACCCCAACATCTAGTTGAAAGAAACATAGAGGCAAAAATGCTCCAGAAACCGGGACTCATTGTTAGAAAATAAAGCTCAACACTGGCTTGACACGacagaaaacaaacacagttgCTTCACAAACAAACAGATGTGTTTCTCTTCTGTCTTGTCAAGCCAGTGGACTGTCTTTACTGAAATGCAACGATTAAGTACCTGTGCTTTGAAAGAACACTGTATGACAACAGGGCAATAAGGTCTTCCCTGATGCGTTCGGGCGTCTCAGCAGGCAGCGTAAAAGGTGCTGAAACTTCCTTGACGTGGCAGTAGCTCTTCGCCGCAACGACATCATCGTACGGTCGCTTCCCTCCCTTCACATTCCACCAACATTCTATGTCAGTGCAGCTTACTGACTCTAGATTCGCCACACCCTTCCTGAAAAACATTCGTAGAAAAACCCTCGTGGTGTAGCCGTAAAAACAAACGAACATGACATCGGTACCTTcctaaaaaagaaaacgtctTACTACATGCGCGTTCGTAAATATGCATATGTGCCTACCTGTTGCATAGCAAAAGCACACCAACTTCGTGTTTGCAGCATTCCGATTGACCTGCCTTGCAAGTACAGCTAGTCGAAGACACTTCAAATGACAGTTCGCGTGCTGCCAGGTACGCTGTCACTTTGTGTGATGGTCCCTTAAGTGCACTTGTGGAGAGGCACAGTGC
This window encodes:
- the LOC135377046 gene encoding uncharacterized protein LOC135377046, which gives rise to MPVCFQHFSQVRVILDCTEVSVAVPKCLKCAVRTYSHYKHGHTLKYMVGISPGGLITFISKGYGGRASDKAIFDQSGIVDLLTPGRDQVMVDKGFLIDSTCANNFITVVRPPFLRQKKQFTKQEALLTKNIAAARVHVERAIQRMKIFKVLSHRLAWHMVPQADDIVVIAAALTNLSEPILAYERFL